A stretch of Myxococcus hansupus DNA encodes these proteins:
- a CDS encoding hemerythrin domain-containing protein: MDAIALLKADHKTVEQLFRKFEKAGPNAHKLKRRLVDQMVTALSVHATIEEQVFYPAVRSRSEALGPEVLRSLEEHHVVKWVLAELDGMSPEAERFDAKVQVLMENVRAHVLQEENELFPALKKVFRPQELRTMGDVLEMSRKTAPTRPHPMAPDTPPGNLVAGAVSAVMDMGRDALRAARRKATTKVRSVAARGPRQVMRDMTGAEAASP; the protein is encoded by the coding sequence ATGGATGCCATTGCGTTGCTGAAGGCGGACCACAAGACGGTGGAGCAGTTGTTCCGGAAGTTCGAGAAGGCGGGCCCCAACGCGCACAAGCTGAAGCGCCGGCTGGTGGACCAGATGGTCACCGCGCTGTCCGTGCACGCCACCATCGAGGAGCAGGTCTTCTATCCGGCGGTGCGCTCGCGCTCGGAGGCGTTGGGTCCGGAGGTGCTGCGCTCGCTGGAGGAGCACCACGTGGTGAAGTGGGTGCTGGCGGAGCTGGACGGCATGTCGCCCGAGGCTGAGCGCTTCGACGCGAAGGTGCAGGTGCTGATGGAGAACGTGCGAGCCCACGTGCTCCAGGAAGAGAACGAGCTGTTTCCCGCGCTGAAGAAGGTCTTCCGTCCGCAGGAGCTCCGGACGATGGGCGACGTGCTGGAGATGTCGCGCAAGACGGCGCCCACGCGGCCGCATCCGATGGCGCCGGACACGCCGCCGGGCAACCTGGTTGCGGGCGCGGTGTCCGCGGTGATGGACATGGGCCGGGATGCGCTGCGCGCCGCGCGGCGCAAGGCCACCACCAAGGTCCGCTCCGTCGCGGCGCGGGGCCCCCGCCAGGTGATGCGCGACATGACGGGCGCCGAAGCCGCCAGTCCGTGA
- a CDS encoding PDR/VanB family oxidoreductase, whose protein sequence is MGNDILRVRVARITREAEDILSYELVAAEGGALPAFEAGAHLEVRVPGPGDFLRAYSLCNDPEETHRYVITVSRDAKGRGGSSAMHERVREGDALEVHAPRNNFPLLFARSYMLVAGGIGITPLLSMARMLERTGANYSLHYCAREPGRTAYRELLSQAPFTERVRFSFDGGDPSKGLDVKELLATRLPGARLYCCGPAGLMKAVRDAATLHRWPREKVHFESFTAEGTSAATGREEQGFEVTIRSTGQVLQVPAGQSVLNVLRRNGVRIPSDCEAGTCGTCVTRVCDGQVDHRDTFFQAEPAGDQRMLVCVSRARSKKLVLDL, encoded by the coding sequence ATGGGCAATGACATCCTGCGTGTCCGCGTCGCGCGCATCACACGCGAGGCCGAGGACATCCTGTCGTACGAACTGGTCGCGGCGGAGGGAGGCGCCCTGCCTGCTTTCGAGGCCGGCGCCCATCTGGAGGTCCGCGTCCCGGGCCCAGGTGACTTCCTGCGCGCGTATTCGCTCTGCAACGACCCGGAGGAGACGCACCGCTACGTCATCACCGTCTCACGGGATGCCAAGGGACGCGGCGGCTCCTCCGCGATGCACGAACGCGTGAGGGAAGGCGACGCGTTGGAGGTCCACGCGCCTCGCAACAACTTCCCCCTGCTGTTCGCGCGCAGCTACATGCTCGTGGCCGGTGGCATTGGCATCACCCCGCTGCTGTCCATGGCGCGCATGCTCGAACGCACGGGCGCGAACTACTCCCTGCACTACTGCGCCCGCGAGCCCGGACGCACCGCCTACCGGGAGTTGCTGTCCCAGGCCCCCTTCACCGAGCGCGTGCGCTTCTCCTTCGACGGAGGCGACCCCAGCAAGGGGCTCGACGTGAAGGAGCTGCTGGCCACGCGGCTGCCGGGTGCCCGCCTGTATTGCTGTGGCCCCGCGGGCCTGATGAAGGCCGTGCGTGACGCCGCCACCCTGCACCGCTGGCCCCGGGAGAAGGTGCACTTCGAGTCCTTCACCGCCGAGGGCACCAGCGCCGCCACGGGCCGCGAGGAGCAGGGCTTCGAGGTGACCATCCGCAGCACGGGCCAGGTGCTGCAAGTGCCCGCCGGCCAGTCGGTGCTCAACGTGCTGCGCCGCAACGGGGTGCGCATCCCCAGCGACTGCGAGGCCGGCACCTGCGGCACCTGCGTCACGCGCGTCTGCGATGGACAGGTCGACCACCGCGACACGTTCTTCCAGGCGGAGCCCGCGGGAGACCAGCGCATGCTCGTCTGCGTGTCCCGCGCCCGGTCCAAAAAGCTGGTGCTGGACCTCTGA